Proteins encoded together in one Ipomoea triloba cultivar NCNSP0323 chromosome 4, ASM357664v1 window:
- the LOC116016965 gene encoding mitochondrial fission 1 protein A-like, with the protein MEATIGNFFESVGHFFSGGDQIPWCDSDVVAGCEREVAEAEKGSSEELKSECIMRLSWSLVHSKRSEDVQRGIAMLEASLSSNCSPLQMREKLYLLSVGYYRSGEYPRSRNLVERCLEIAPDWRQALTLKEAVEEKITKDGVIGIGIAATAVGLLAGGIAAALTRR; encoded by the exons ATGGAAGCTACGATCGGCAATTTCTTCGAATCGGTTGGGCATTTCTTTTCCGGCGGTGATCAGATTCCGTGGTGCGATTCCGACGTTGTCGCT GGTTGTGAACGCGAGGTTGCTGAAGCTGAAAAAGGTTCTTCTGAAGAGCTTAAAAGTGAATGCATAATGCGTTTGTCTTGGTCCCTTGTTCATTCAAAACGGTCAGAAGATGTTCAGCGCGGCATAGCAATGCTTGAAG CATCTTTGAGTAGCAACTGTAGTCCTCTGCAAATGAGGGAAAAGCTATATCTTCTGTCTGTTGGGTACTACAGAAGTGGGGAATATCCAAGAAGCAGGAATCTTGTGGAGCGTTGCTTGGAG ATTGCACCAGATTGGAGGCAGGCATTGACCCTCAAGGAGGCAGTTGAAGAAAAAATCACAAAAG ATGGAGTGATTGGCATCGGCATTGCTGCCACTGCTGTCGGACTTTTGGCCGGTGGAATTGCAGCTGCATTGACTCGCAGGTGA